In Chryseobacterium gotjawalense, the following are encoded in one genomic region:
- a CDS encoding ferredoxin--NADP reductase, with translation MENLLPKARPIEFHPLKLAKKQELTKSTFALEFEIPPELSSQYHFEAGQYVTLQFPVNGKVVLKDFSMTSAPYEEKITLGIKISSDESFASSLFKDLKTGDLIEVSEPRGRFTLGSKPHEFRTIVGFAGGIGITPILSHFKNILHTEPRTRLFLFYGNRNKKQVAFKNELDELAKQHPDRLEIHYFYSQEKVGNGLFEGRLNEKKVALIINQILQLDDTDEESTIWDAVDEVLICGKGEMIKSVANACYRHGIRKKNIHFELFEEFNEDIYPVEKEFPLLENIEVGFKLFNKEYKTTLKDNKMRLLQQLLIQKFPVPYSCKSGICGSCECILEEGQVELLENEYLTEKEEASGKILACMSIVLSKNIKVNFDLM, from the coding sequence ATGGAAAATCTCTTACCTAAAGCAAGACCAATAGAATTTCACCCGCTAAAATTAGCGAAAAAGCAAGAACTGACCAAAAGTACCTTCGCGCTCGAATTCGAAATCCCGCCCGAATTATCTTCCCAATATCATTTTGAGGCCGGCCAGTATGTAACCCTCCAATTCCCCGTGAACGGAAAAGTTGTACTGAAGGATTTTTCAATGACTTCGGCACCTTATGAAGAGAAAATCACGTTAGGAATCAAAATAAGCAGCGACGAAAGTTTTGCAAGTTCATTATTTAAAGATTTAAAAACTGGTGATTTAATTGAAGTTTCGGAACCGAGAGGAAGATTTACTTTAGGTTCTAAACCGCATGAATTTCGCACGATCGTCGGTTTTGCCGGCGGAATTGGAATAACGCCAATTCTGAGTCATTTCAAAAATATTTTACATACAGAACCCAGAACGCGGCTTTTCCTCTTTTACGGAAATAGAAATAAAAAGCAGGTCGCTTTTAAAAATGAATTGGATGAATTGGCAAAGCAACATCCGGATCGGCTGGAAATTCACTACTTTTACTCACAGGAAAAAGTGGGCAACGGCCTTTTTGAAGGACGGCTGAATGAGAAAAAAGTCGCTTTGATTATCAATCAGATTTTGCAGTTAGATGATACCGATGAAGAGAGTACGATTTGGGACGCCGTAGATGAAGTGTTGATCTGCGGTAAAGGCGAAATGATAAAATCGGTTGCCAATGCCTGTTACAGACACGGGATTCGCAAGAAAAATATTCATTTTGAACTTTTTGAAGAATTTAATGAAGATATTTATCCGGTCGAAAAAGAGTTTCCTTTATTGGAAAATATTGAGGTCGGTTTTAAACTTTTTAACAAAGAATATAAAACGACTTTAAAAGATAATAAAATGCGGCTGTTGCAGCAATTGCTGATTCAGAAATTCCCGGTTCCCTATTCCTGTAAATCGGGGATTTGCGGCAGTTGCGAATGTATTTTAGAAGAAGGCCAGGTTGAGCTTTTAGAAAATGAATATCTGACTGAAAAAGAGGAAGCATCGGGAAAAATACTCGCCTGCATGTCCATCGTTTTAAGTAAAAATATTAAAGTTAATTTTGACTTGATGTAG
- a CDS encoding TlpA family protein disulfide reductase, producing MKKLILGIVLCTALSACKKETNVNEATDTTVTDSAGGDHSTVATEAALPFKHVEISAEESTKLLGKKDSDTLYVTNFFATWCGPCMREIPHFKEKMAELKSQPVKFTFVSLDEKEDWDTKVKNFSEEQGLSQNVVLLDGSLLTPEFFHANFKEWDGGSIPFTFMRKGDKTDETVGMMSEEALTEKINSFK from the coding sequence ATGAAAAAATTGATTTTGGGTATCGTGTTATGTACTGCGCTTTCGGCTTGTAAAAAAGAAACGAACGTAAATGAAGCGACCGATACAACCGTAACGGACTCTGCCGGTGGAGATCATTCAACAGTTGCAACGGAAGCCGCCCTTCCTTTTAAACATGTTGAAATAAGCGCGGAGGAAAGCACCAAACTTCTGGGCAAAAAAGATAGTGATACGTTATATGTAACCAATTTCTTCGCAACCTGGTGTGGTCCGTGTATGAGAGAAATCCCTCATTTTAAAGAAAAAATGGCGGAACTGAAATCGCAGCCTGTTAAATTTACTTTCGTAAGTTTAGATGAAAAAGAAGACTGGGACACGAAAGTGAAGAACTTTTCAGAGGAACAGGGTCTGTCGCAAAATGTAGTTTTACTGGACGGATCACTATTAACTCCCGAATTTTTTCACGCAAATTTTAAAGAATGGGACGGTGGTTCAATTCCTTTCACCTTCATGAGAAAAGGCGACAAAACCGACGAAACCGTAGGAATGATGAGCGAAGAAGCTTTAACTGAAAAGATTAATTCTTTTAAATAA
- a CDS encoding iron ABC transporter permease has translation MSKNFKITGILIIIGIVISVLINLNIGFMNLSFSDFLSSGSENSQIAQLRINRVLVMLLAGISIPTSGFLLQEYFQNPLAGPSVLGITSVASLSVAFYIFFSTDFILPEFLQNSFLSFSAIAGSLLLMVILLAFSGRFQDKSFLIIFGFLISALAGAVVSILQFYAENQSLKNYILWSFGANNQVSTNQILVLTIIVIIGLLLSFKTIKPLIGNSLGTAYAQSLGVNLKHLKFLVIISSSLLSASVTAFLGPILFIGIVVPHFCRMLFNPAKLWQQWILNMLLGILIMEVFSIVSEATQFPLNVITSLFGIPVILMMMMKGKKV, from the coding sequence ATGTCGAAAAACTTTAAAATCACCGGAATACTCATCATCATCGGAATTGTCATTTCGGTACTTATCAATTTGAATATCGGTTTTATGAATTTGAGTTTTTCAGATTTTCTTTCGTCCGGTTCGGAGAATTCACAAATTGCGCAACTTCGCATCAATCGTGTTTTAGTAATGCTTTTGGCCGGAATTTCCATACCGACTTCTGGATTTTTACTGCAGGAATATTTTCAAAACCCGTTAGCCGGACCATCGGTTTTGGGAATTACTTCTGTGGCGAGTTTGAGTGTCGCTTTTTATATTTTCTTTTCTACAGATTTTATCTTACCGGAATTTTTGCAAAACAGTTTTTTAAGTTTTTCAGCCATTGCCGGGAGTTTATTATTAATGGTAATTCTACTGGCTTTCTCGGGACGTTTTCAGGATAAATCGTTTCTCATCATTTTTGGTTTTTTAATTTCGGCTTTAGCTGGCGCAGTGGTTTCTATTCTTCAGTTTTATGCTGAAAATCAAAGTCTGAAAAATTATATTCTGTGGAGTTTCGGGGCGAATAACCAGGTTTCTACGAATCAGATTTTAGTTTTAACAATTATCGTAATCATCGGTTTATTGTTAAGTTTTAAAACCATCAAACCATTAATCGGAAATTCTTTGGGAACGGCTTATGCACAAAGTTTGGGCGTCAATTTAAAGCACTTAAAGTTTCTGGTCATAATTTCCTCGTCACTTTTATCAGCTTCTGTCACGGCTTTTTTAGGGCCTATTTTATTTATCGGGATTGTGGTTCCGCATTTTTGCAGAATGCTTTTTAATCCTGCGAAACTGTGGCAACAGTGGATTTTGAATATGCTTTTAGGGATATTAATTATGGAAGTTTTTTCTATTGTTTCAGAAGCAACGCAGTTTCCGCTGAATGTGATTACCTCCTTATTTGGAATACCCGTGATTTTAATGATGATGATGAAAGGGAAAAAGGTTTAA
- a CDS encoding GxxExxY protein, producing the protein MTENDLSRIVFDLGMKIHRKLGAGLFESVYEECLFYELQKAGLKVEKQKTLPIIYEELKIENAFRLDMIVENKLILEIKTVEFINEVYKAQLLTYLKMTNCKLGLILNFRTAVFKDGVKRVVNGL; encoded by the coding sequence ATGACTGAAAATGATTTGTCCAGAATTGTATTTGACCTGGGAATGAAGATCCACAGAAAATTAGGTGCTGGTTTATTTGAAAGTGTTTATGAGGAATGCCTTTTTTATGAATTACAAAAAGCAGGATTAAAAGTCGAAAAGCAAAAAACACTTCCAATTATTTATGAGGAATTAAAGATTGAAAATGCTTTCAGATTAGATATGATCGTTGAGAACAAACTGATTCTGGAGATTAAAACAGTAGAATTTATAAATGAAGTTTACAAGGCGCAACTATTGACTTACCTTAAAATGACAAATTGTAAATTGGGTCTTATTTTAAATTTCAGAACCGCTGTTTTTAAAGATGGCGTAAAAAGAGTGGTTAATGGCCTATAG
- a CDS encoding ABC transporter ATP-binding protein translates to MFLELKNTTIGYHTPLIKEVNTSLDLGEICLLIGNNGVGKTTLIKSILNQIELINGDVSVNGKHTKTLTYKEIAEQIAVVFSKSQIPANYTLWDLISFGKYIHYPYYFELNNTDKQEVEEIIESLNLTQYRDFQLSQLSDGNLQKAFVGRALAQNSPMIILDEPTTHLDEENKIIILKLLRNLAKTQNKLILFSSHDWRLAKEFADKIWLISNEKLHAGITEEILLKHNELLNPHIFHFNEGFVAPQIFAPELHKEMLYSFLQKNFKINLSEFKFIFSDPFWEISTHQIQQKCDSFEEIAEFVQNLH, encoded by the coding sequence ATGTTTCTAGAATTAAAAAACACAACCATCGGTTACCATACTCCTTTAATTAAAGAAGTGAATACTTCCCTGGACTTAGGTGAAATCTGTCTTTTGATCGGAAACAACGGCGTGGGAAAAACCACTTTAATCAAAAGCATTCTCAATCAAATCGAATTAATAAATGGCGATGTTTCAGTAAATGGAAAACATACTAAAACACTTACCTATAAAGAAATTGCCGAGCAGATTGCCGTAGTTTTTTCCAAGTCGCAAATTCCGGCAAATTATACTTTATGGGATTTAATTTCTTTCGGTAAATACATTCATTATCCCTATTATTTTGAATTAAACAATACAGACAAACAGGAAGTTGAAGAAATCATTGAAAGCCTGAATTTAACGCAATACCGGGACTTTCAGTTAAGTCAGCTGTCGGATGGTAATCTTCAGAAAGCGTTTGTGGGAAGAGCTTTAGCGCAAAATTCGCCGATGATTATTTTAGATGAACCTACCACTCATCTGGATGAAGAAAATAAAATAATCATTCTCAAGTTACTTCGGAACTTAGCCAAAACGCAAAACAAACTTATCCTGTTTTCTTCCCACGACTGGCGGCTGGCAAAAGAGTTTGCCGACAAAATATGGCTCATCAGTAACGAAAAACTGCACGCCGGAATTACAGAAGAGATTCTGTTGAAGCATAACGAACTGCTTAATCCTCATATTTTTCACTTCAACGAAGGATTTGTTGCGCCACAAATTTTCGCGCCGGAATTACACAAAGAAATGCTCTACTCTTTTCTTCAAAAAAACTTCAAAATAAACCTTTCTGAGTTTAAATTTATTTTCAGCGATCCTTTCTGGGAGATTTCGACCCATCAAATTCAACAAAAATGCGATTCTTTTGAGGAAATCGCTGAATTTGTTCAAAACCTTCATTAA
- a CDS encoding MarR family winged helix-turn-helix transcriptional regulator gives MNKTNNEKVENIDLILKSTWLAVSKMYSELAQDHDATAVQALTLLKIDPKDGTRSTNLGPKMAIEPTSLTRIIKLLEDNGYIYKEKTTNDKREVIIKLTDKGLNSRNLSKEVVVNFNKKVIDKIPAEKMEIFKEVMTDILKIANQLNNKK, from the coding sequence ATGAATAAAACAAACAATGAAAAGGTTGAGAATATCGATCTTATCTTAAAGTCAACCTGGCTCGCTGTTTCGAAAATGTATTCAGAATTAGCGCAGGACCATGATGCCACAGCAGTTCAAGCCTTAACACTCCTTAAAATTGATCCCAAAGATGGAACCAGAAGTACCAATCTGGGCCCCAAAATGGCCATTGAACCTACTTCCTTGACGAGAATCATTAAACTCCTGGAAGATAACGGCTATATCTACAAAGAAAAAACCACCAATGACAAACGCGAAGTCATCATTAAGCTTACCGACAAAGGCTTGAACAGCAGAAACTTATCCAAAGAAGTGGTGGTCAATTTCAACAAAAAAGTAATCGATAAGATCCCTGCTGAAAAAATGGAAATTTTCAAAGAGGTGATGACCGACATTTTGAAAATCGCAAACCAATTAAATAATAAAAAATAA
- a CDS encoding 3-hydroxyacyl-CoA dehydrogenase/enoyl-CoA hydratase family protein: MKRRIKHVTVLGSGIMGSGIAAHFANIGVEVLLLDIVPFELTEAEQKKGLTKEDKTVRNRIATENFVKLQKSSPALLYSPKFAERITVGNFDDDLEKIKKTDWIIEVVVERLDIKKSVYEKIEQHRKPGTLVSSNTSGIPIHFLIEGRSDDFKKYFAGTHFFNPVRYLPLLEIIPTPETDPEIIKFYMEYGAKFLGKTTVLAKDTPAFIANRIGVFSMMNLLHEVKNLGLNVSDIDKLTGPVIGRPKSATFRTADVVGLDTLVMVANGVRESKAEANDFNDVFKLPDYIQKMMDNKWLGSKTEQGFYKKVKNAEGKSEIKGLNLDTMEYELQGKSDFPTLELTKSIDKPIDRFKVLVGGKDKAGELYRKSLGALFAYVSHKVPEISDELYKIDDAMRAGFGWENGPFEIWDAVGVQKGIELAKEAGYEVSDWVKTVESFYKVNDEGQSIYFDKTSGNYNNIPGQEAFIILDNIRKNKTLWSNSGSAIQDLGDGIINFEIRSKMNSLGGEVLDGLNRAIDLAEKDYDGLVIGNQGANFSVGANLAMILMMAIDQDWDDLNMAIAYFQKSMMRVRYSSIPVVVAPHGMTLGGGCEMTMHADKVVAAAETYIGLVETGVGVIPGGGGTKEMALRVSREFHADDVKNNRLRDMFMNIAMGKVATSAYEAYDMGILENHKDIVVVNKNRQIAEAKKVAKLTAELGYTQPIQQKVKVLGRDALGMFLVGTDQMLTGKYISEHDKLIADKLANVLVGGNLSEPTIVTEQYLLNLERETFLQLCGERKTLERIQFMLTKGKPLRN; encoded by the coding sequence ATGAAACGAAGAATTAAACACGTAACGGTTCTCGGTTCAGGAATTATGGGTTCCGGTATCGCAGCACACTTCGCCAATATTGGTGTAGAAGTGCTCTTACTCGATATTGTACCCTTCGAACTGACTGAAGCTGAGCAAAAAAAAGGTCTTACCAAAGAAGACAAAACCGTAAGGAACAGAATCGCAACGGAGAATTTTGTGAAATTACAGAAATCAAGTCCGGCACTTTTATACTCACCGAAATTTGCGGAGAGAATTACCGTTGGAAACTTTGATGACGATTTAGAAAAGATCAAAAAAACCGACTGGATTATTGAAGTCGTGGTTGAAAGACTCGACATTAAAAAGTCGGTTTATGAAAAGATTGAGCAACACAGAAAACCGGGAACATTGGTATCTTCCAATACGTCCGGGATTCCGATTCATTTCCTGATTGAAGGACGAAGCGATGATTTCAAAAAGTATTTCGCAGGAACGCATTTCTTTAATCCGGTTAGATATTTACCGCTTTTAGAAATTATTCCAACACCGGAAACCGATCCTGAGATCATCAAATTCTATATGGAATATGGGGCGAAGTTTTTAGGAAAAACAACGGTTTTAGCCAAAGATACTCCCGCATTTATCGCGAACAGAATCGGGGTTTTCTCCATGATGAATTTGCTTCATGAAGTTAAAAATCTAGGTTTAAATGTTTCTGATATCGATAAGTTAACCGGTCCGGTGATCGGCCGTCCGAAATCGGCGACGTTCAGAACAGCTGATGTTGTTGGTTTGGATACTTTGGTGATGGTTGCCAACGGTGTTCGGGAAAGCAAAGCGGAAGCCAACGATTTCAATGATGTTTTCAAACTTCCGGATTACATTCAGAAGATGATGGACAACAAATGGTTGGGATCTAAAACGGAACAGGGTTTCTACAAAAAAGTAAAGAACGCCGAAGGTAAATCTGAAATTAAAGGTCTGAATTTAGATACTATGGAATATGAACTTCAGGGTAAATCGGACTTCCCTACTCTGGAATTAACAAAAAGCATCGATAAACCGATCGACCGTTTCAAAGTTTTAGTTGGTGGAAAAGACAAAGCCGGAGAACTCTACAGAAAATCTTTAGGCGCTTTGTTCGCTTACGTTTCTCATAAAGTTCCGGAAATTTCTGATGAGCTGTATAAAATCGATGATGCCATGCGCGCAGGTTTCGGTTGGGAAAACGGACCTTTCGAAATCTGGGATGCCGTAGGTGTTCAGAAAGGAATTGAACTGGCCAAAGAAGCCGGTTACGAAGTTTCTGACTGGGTAAAAACCGTAGAATCTTTCTATAAAGTAAATGACGAAGGTCAAAGCATTTACTTCGATAAAACCTCCGGAAACTACAATAATATTCCGGGTCAGGAAGCCTTTATCATTCTTGATAATATCAGAAAAAACAAAACCCTTTGGAGTAATTCAGGTTCTGCAATTCAGGATTTGGGTGACGGAATCATCAACTTTGAGATCCGTTCCAAAATGAACTCTTTGGGTGGCGAAGTTTTAGATGGTTTGAACAGAGCCATTGATTTGGCTGAAAAAGATTACGACGGTTTGGTGATCGGAAATCAAGGTGCCAATTTCTCTGTTGGAGCCAATTTAGCCATGATTTTAATGATGGCGATCGATCAGGATTGGGATGATTTGAATATGGCAATCGCTTATTTCCAGAAATCCATGATGAGAGTGCGTTATTCCTCAATTCCTGTTGTTGTTGCGCCACACGGAATGACTTTAGGCGGTGGTTGCGAAATGACAATGCACGCTGATAAAGTGGTTGCTGCTGCAGAAACGTATATAGGACTGGTTGAAACTGGCGTTGGTGTAATTCCCGGCGGCGGTGGAACGAAGGAAATGGCGTTGAGAGTTTCCCGTGAATTCCATGCTGATGATGTAAAAAACAACCGACTCCGGGATATGTTTATGAACATCGCGATGGGTAAAGTGGCGACTTCGGCTTACGAAGCATACGATATGGGAATTCTTGAAAACCATAAAGATATCGTCGTGGTGAATAAAAACCGCCAGATCGCTGAAGCCAAAAAAGTGGCAAAACTAACCGCAGAACTGGGTTACACGCAACCGATCCAGCAAAAAGTAAAAGTTTTGGGTCGTGACGCATTAGGAATGTTCTTAGTAGGAACCGATCAGATGCTCACCGGAAAATATATTTCTGAGCACGATAAACTCATTGCTGACAAATTAGCCAACGTGTTGGTAGGTGGAAATCTCTCTGAACCAACCATCGTAACAGAACAGTATTTATTGAACCTTGAAAGAGAAACTTTCTTACAGTTATGTGGCGAGAGAAAAACTTTGGAAAGAATTCAGTTCATGCTGACTAAAGGAAAACCGCTTAGGAATTAG
- a CDS encoding four helix bundle protein, translated as MHNIKKLKIWNNSIDLCVDVYKALATMPNDEKYGLSFQIKRSAVSIPSNIAEGAGRDTNPQFNQFLNIAFGSSYELQTQLIISERLNFISKELNEPILNKLDEIQKMIYVFKENVKKNN; from the coding sequence ATGCATAATATTAAAAAATTAAAAATCTGGAACAATTCCATTGATTTATGTGTTGATGTTTACAAAGCATTGGCAACAATGCCTAATGATGAAAAATATGGTTTGTCATTTCAGATAAAGAGATCTGCAGTTTCAATTCCTTCCAATATTGCTGAAGGAGCCGGAAGAGATACGAATCCGCAGTTTAATCAATTTTTAAATATTGCATTTGGCTCTTCTTACGAACTCCAAACTCAACTGATCATTTCTGAAAGATTGAACTTCATTTCCAAAGAACTCAATGAACCAATCTTAAACAAATTGGACGAAATTCAAAAAATGATTTACGTTTTCAAAGAAAATGTAAAGAAAAATAATTAA
- a CDS encoding acetyl-CoA C-acyltransferase, with product MKQAYIIKGFRTAVGKAPKGSLRFTRPDVMAATVIEKLMAAVPQLDKNRIDDLIVGNAMPEAEQGLNVARLISLMGLNTDQVPGVTVNRYCASGSEAIAIASAKIQAGMADCIIAGGTESMSYIPMGGYKPVPQTDVAKSNPDYYWGMGYTAEEVANQFKISREEQDQFAFESHQKALKANETGRFKDQIVSIPVEYNYLDENQKMQTRKYDFTVDEGPRKDTSLEGLAKLRPVFANGGSVTAGNSSQMSDGAAFVIVMSEEMVKELGLEPEARLVAYAAAGVEPRIMGMGPLYAIPKALKQAGLDLKDIDLIELNEAFASQSVALKKELNLNPDLLNVNGGAIALGHPLGCTGTKLTVQLLDEMKKRGNMKYGMVSMCVGTGQGAASIFELL from the coding sequence ATGAAACAAGCATACATCATAAAAGGATTTAGAACTGCCGTTGGTAAAGCACCAAAAGGAAGTTTGAGATTTACAAGACCCGACGTCATGGCCGCAACTGTTATTGAAAAATTAATGGCTGCAGTTCCACAACTCGATAAAAACAGAATCGACGATTTAATCGTTGGAAACGCTATGCCGGAAGCTGAACAAGGGTTGAACGTGGCGCGATTAATCTCCTTAATGGGATTAAACACCGATCAGGTTCCCGGAGTGACGGTTAACAGATATTGCGCTTCAGGATCTGAGGCGATTGCAATTGCTTCTGCTAAAATTCAGGCAGGAATGGCTGACTGTATTATCGCCGGCGGAACAGAATCGATGAGCTACATTCCAATGGGAGGTTACAAACCCGTGCCACAAACCGACGTTGCAAAATCCAATCCTGATTATTATTGGGGAATGGGTTATACGGCTGAAGAAGTGGCGAATCAGTTTAAAATCTCCCGTGAAGAACAGGATCAGTTTGCTTTTGAATCTCATCAAAAAGCGTTGAAAGCCAATGAAACCGGCAGATTCAAAGATCAGATCGTCTCAATTCCGGTAGAATACAATTATTTGGATGAAAACCAAAAAATGCAAACCAGGAAATACGATTTTACGGTTGACGAAGGTCCGAGAAAAGATACGAGTCTGGAAGGTTTGGCAAAATTACGTCCCGTCTTTGCCAACGGTGGATCTGTAACCGCCGGAAACTCTTCTCAAATGAGTGACGGTGCAGCTTTCGTGATTGTAATGAGTGAAGAAATGGTGAAAGAATTAGGTTTGGAACCCGAAGCAAGATTGGTTGCCTATGCCGCTGCTGGTGTAGAACCAAGAATCATGGGAATGGGACCACTCTATGCAATTCCAAAAGCGCTTAAACAAGCCGGTTTAGATTTAAAGGACATCGACTTGATTGAACTGAATGAGGCTTTCGCTTCCCAATCAGTGGCTTTGAAAAAAGAACTGAATCTTAATCCAGATCTCTTAAACGTGAACGGTGGCGCTATCGCCCTCGGACACCCTCTGGGTTGCACCGGAACAAAATTAACCGTTCAGTTACTTGACGAAATGAAAAAACGCGGCAACATGAAATACGGTATGGTTTCCATGTGTGTGGGAACGGGACAGGGAGCGGCTTCGATATTTGAGCTGCTTTAG
- a CDS encoding four helix bundle protein, with translation MKHNFKNLNIWKLSINLAVDVYDETENFPKSEEFGLKSQLRRCAVSVPSNIAEGSSRSSNKDFNRFLEYSQGSLYEMQTQIIISTKRKFILEESSENIENQITELQKMVSGFQKTLQ, from the coding sequence ATGAAACATAATTTTAAAAATTTAAATATTTGGAAATTATCAATCAATTTGGCGGTTGATGTTTATGATGAGACTGAAAACTTTCCAAAATCTGAGGAATTTGGTTTGAAATCTCAATTAAGAAGATGTGCGGTTTCTGTTCCTTCAAATATTGCAGAAGGTTCAAGCCGATCTTCAAATAAAGACTTTAATCGTTTTTTAGAATACAGTCAAGGTTCTCTTTATGAAATGCAAACTCAAATAATTATTTCTACAAAAAGAAAATTTATTCTCGAAGAAAGTTCAGAAAACATTGAAAATCAAATTACTGAATTACAGAAGATGGTTTCTGGTTTTCAAAAAACATTACAATAA